The following are encoded together in the Bicyclus anynana chromosome 2, ilBicAnyn1.1, whole genome shotgun sequence genome:
- the LOC112052396 gene encoding uncharacterized protein LOC112052396 isoform X1, producing the protein MDWKRCFKFQHEVVDNLRVSFSSKKCMLSFWNKYQIFLLNEQELDSRNWPLIFLNTDFEICQLIIAEYLLCLDYEGTLFGYSLNLHQTATAHKRAKPDFRVLERNILRTKWYENEDLLFSLQLDSNELCIKTYKMKSSDDVNVKLKPQSHKKILNRNLFHSLNEIKREKCILSCFRVNESDYDGIKHIFKGRKNLLDQPFIIIMSFDKLTLYTVLVDLKFSGETLKPVKLLTSPSEINEVVFIKENAINIIVSLTSGTLIKHSLNKNFNTPNITHLNTGIHKLTVLNEKLIYTDGSTMWVATNTFSEPDTKLRQLFIRNAKDFTHIGNAGQIICTTYSNLVYTFNVNDEPCYLPVTDSDYYPAEHLFNNMGCLDRILKEVEKNDDVIKNIKKEENYITTLALSNRQDIMNEIIQSSIYVYENYEDILKDGLILNLTNKLKEYFDKNSFYFLIKMSAVLQQNHVDILANIFLDCKIHITILSEQQVLKTICMPVLDQLKNLNIVVPLKMTKSNITSLFFDIRIIKKIPKVLSCKENLWTALYYKQIALTPELFIKTDHCSNKIQLLKEPEDSIENLLYKASYKHHGHLFRIAKVSEDFFKWSFYIKLPNRYKEFLQNEMFYKEHFNTTKAKFLLKEISSEEFLNSRKNISFTIANERVDMEIINHGVSDSLSNNMIKVSSVNPRLALGIRNFFSNLAHNNFQTYQPGQEYINCFRFNILLKKTENTVNKCLTERLPFEEFSKIFEQFQMNLSQILV; encoded by the exons ATGGATTGGAAAAggtgttttaaatttcaacacGAAGTAGTGGACAATCTTAGAGTATCGTTTAGCAGTAAAAAGTGCATGTTATCGTTTTggaataaatatcaaatatttttgcTCAATGAGCAAGAATTGGATTCGCGGAACTGGCCATTGATCTTCCTTAACACGGATTTCGAAATTTGCCAACTAATAATAGCTGAGTATTTACTTTGTTTAGACTATGAAGGGACTTTGTTTGGTTATTCCCTTAATTTGCATCAAACTGCAACTGCACATAAAAGAGCTAAACCTGATTTTCGGGTCTTGGAACGTAATATTTTACGTACGAAATGGTACGAAAACGAAGACCTATTATTTAGCCTACAGTTAGACTCAAATGAACTGtgcataaaaacttataaaatgaaatcaaGTGATGATGTGAATGTCAAATTAAAACCTCAAAGCCATAAGAAAATTTTGAATCgaaatttatttcattcattaaatgaaataaaacggGAGAAGTGTATTTTATCTTGTTTCAGGGTAAATGAAAGCGACTATGACGGTATTAAACACATTTTCAAAGGAAGGAAAAATTTATTAGATCAGCCGTTCATCATTATTATGAGCTTTGATAAACTGACTTTGTATACTGTGTTAGTAGATTTGAAATTCAGTGGAGAAACTTTGAAACCTGTCAAACTTCTCACAAGTCCTTCAGAGATAAATGAGGTAGTTTTCATAAAAGAAAATGCCATAAATATAATAGTTAGTCTTACTTCAGGCACTTTAATTAAgcattctttaaataaaaacttcaatACACCAAATATAACACATTTAAACACTGGCATACACAAACTAACAGTGCTCAATGAAAAACTTATATACACTGATGGTAGCACTATGTGGGTAGCCACAAACACATTTTCAGAGCCTGACACCAAATTGAGACAGTTGTTTATCAGAAATGCCAAAGATTTTACACATATAGGCAATGCTGGTCAAATTATTTGTACAACATATTCTAATCTAGTGTATACATTCAATGTAAATGATGAGCCATGTTACTTACCTGTCACTGACAGTGACTACTACCCTGCCGAgcatttgtttaataatatggGTTGTTTGGACAGAATCTTGAAAGAAGTTGAAAAAAACGATgatgtcattaaaaatataaagaaggAAGAAAACTATATTACAACATTGGCTTTGTCAAATAGACAAGATATTATGAATGAAATTATTCAGAGCAGTATCTATGTGTATGAAAACTATGAAGATATTCTCAAAGATGGATTAATACTCAATTTAACTAATAAACTAAAAGAGTATTTCGATAAGAATTCATTTTACTTCCTGATAAAAATGTCTGCTGTCCTACAGCAGAACCATGTTGATATtctggcaaatatttttttggattgtAAAATCCATATCACAATTTTGTCAGAGCAACAAGTTTTAAAAACTATCTGCATGCCAGTTTTAGATCAATTAAAGAACTTGAACATAGTTGTTCCTTTAAAAATGACAAAATCGAacattacaagtttattttttgatataagaataataaaaaaaattcctaAAGTATTAAGTTGCAAAGAGAATCTGTGGacagctttatattataaacaaattgCTTTAACACCAGAGCTTTTCATCAAAACAGATCACTGttcaaataaaatacagttactAAAGGAACCAGAAGATTCTATAgaaaatttattatacaaagcTTCTTATAAGCATCATGGGCATTTATTTAGAATTGCTAAAGTAtcagaagatttttttaaatggtcattttatattaaactgcCTAATAGATacaaagaatttttacaaaatgaaatgtTTTACAAGGAACACTTTAACACAACAAAAGCAAAGTTCCTGTTGAAAGAAATATCTTCTGAAGAATTTTTAAACTCAAGAAAGAATATATCTTTTACAATAGCTAATGAAAGAGTTGACATGGAGATTATAAACCATGGAGTATCTGATTCTTTGAGCAATAATATGATTAAAGTATCAAGTGTGAACCCTCGCCTTGCTTTGGGTATAAGAAATTTCTTTTCTAATTTAGCACACAACAATTTCCAAACATATCAGCCAGGACAGGAATATATTAACTGTTTTAGATTCAATATATTGCTCAAG aaaacaGAGAACACAGTCAATAAATGTTTAACTGAAAGGTTGCCATTtgaggaattttcaaaaatttttgaacaATTTCAAATGAATCTAAGTCAAATTTTAGTGTGA
- the LOC112052396 gene encoding rhodanese domain-containing protein CG4456 isoform X2: MFVLQRALSYTTFTRLAVKGILYKHAGCLISPETSSVTLKIPYSKMVDPKRVMSYEDMLKVIHQPEKVIIDVRNPEEINSTGKIPSSINIPLGNVQDALERMSEEEFKKQFQRPKPSASDELIFYCQSGRRSTEALDKALKLGYDKSKTYLGSWNDWSSRQK; the protein is encoded by the exons ATGTTTGTATTGCAACGTGCATTAAGCTATACCACTTTTACACGTTTAGCGGTTAAAGGGATCCTTTATAAACATGCGGGATGTTTAAtaa GTCCAGAAACATCTTCAGTTACTTTGAAGATACCATATTCTAAAATGGTTGATCCAAAAAGAGTCATGAGCTACGAGGACATGCTGAAAGTAATTCACCAGCCTGAGAAAGTGATTATAGATGTCCGTAATCCAGAGGAAATAAATTCCACTGGAAAAATACCATCAAGCATTAATATACCAT TGGGAAATGTTCAGGATGCTCTAGAAAGAATGTCAGAAGAAGAGTTTAAGAAACAATTTCAAAGACCAAAGCCATCTGCTTCAGATGAGCTTATATTTTATTGCCAGTCTGGTAGACGTTCAACCGAGGCTCTTGACAAAGCATTAAAACTTGGATATGATaa ATCCAAAACCTATCTGGGCAGCTGGAATGACTGGTCCAGCAGacaaaaatga
- the LOC112052396 gene encoding rhodanese domain-containing protein CG4456 isoform X3: MLTHRKLLQGPETSSVTLKIPYSKMVDPKRVMSYEDMLKVIHQPEKVIIDVRNPEEINSTGKIPSSINIPLGNVQDALERMSEEEFKKQFQRPKPSASDELIFYCQSGRRSTEALDKALKLGYDKSKTYLGSWNDWSSRQK; this comes from the exons ATGTTAACCCACAGAAAACTCCTACAAG GTCCAGAAACATCTTCAGTTACTTTGAAGATACCATATTCTAAAATGGTTGATCCAAAAAGAGTCATGAGCTACGAGGACATGCTGAAAGTAATTCACCAGCCTGAGAAAGTGATTATAGATGTCCGTAATCCAGAGGAAATAAATTCCACTGGAAAAATACCATCAAGCATTAATATACCAT TGGGAAATGTTCAGGATGCTCTAGAAAGAATGTCAGAAGAAGAGTTTAAGAAACAATTTCAAAGACCAAAGCCATCTGCTTCAGATGAGCTTATATTTTATTGCCAGTCTGGTAGACGTTCAACCGAGGCTCTTGACAAAGCATTAAAACTTGGATATGATaa ATCCAAAACCTATCTGGGCAGCTGGAATGACTGGTCCAGCAGacaaaaatga
- the LOC112052396 gene encoding thiosulfate sulfurtransferase/rhodanese-like domain-containing protein 3 isoform X4, protein MVDPKRVMSYEDMLKVIHQPEKVIIDVRNPEEINSTGKIPSSINIPLGNVQDALERMSEEEFKKQFQRPKPSASDELIFYCQSGRRSTEALDKALKLGYDKSKTYLGSWNDWSSRQK, encoded by the exons ATGGTTGATCCAAAAAGAGTCATGAGCTACGAGGACATGCTGAAAGTAATTCACCAGCCTGAGAAAGTGATTATAGATGTCCGTAATCCAGAGGAAATAAATTCCACTGGAAAAATACCATCAAGCATTAATATACCAT TGGGAAATGTTCAGGATGCTCTAGAAAGAATGTCAGAAGAAGAGTTTAAGAAACAATTTCAAAGACCAAAGCCATCTGCTTCAGATGAGCTTATATTTTATTGCCAGTCTGGTAGACGTTCAACCGAGGCTCTTGACAAAGCATTAAAACTTGGATATGATaa ATCCAAAACCTATCTGGGCAGCTGGAATGACTGGTCCAGCAGacaaaaatga
- the LOC112052399 gene encoding 60S ribosomal protein L7, translated as MVAITEKKAPAEKKVAKGKEDSKKLPAVPESVLKHRKRRDALRARRIQVTIKRRSAAIKKKKEIFKRAEQYVKEYRIKERDEIRLIRQARNRGNYYVPGEAKLAFVIRIRGINQVSPKVRKVLKLFRLRQINNGVFIKLNKATVNMMRIAEPYITWGYPNLKSVRELIYKRGFAKVNGQRVPITSNKIIEDKLGKSNIICVEDLIHEIFTVGEKFKYASNFLWPFKLNNPTGGWRKKTIHYVDGGDFGNREDKINELLRRMV; from the exons ATGGTGGCGATAACGGAGAAGAAGGCTCCGGCCGAGAAGAAGGTAGCGAAGGGCAAAGAGGACAGCAAAAAGTTGCCGGCTGTCCCAGAGTCAGTGCTCAAGCATCGCAAACGCAGAGATGCTCTCCGGGCTCGTCGCATTCAG gtTACAATCAAAAGACGTTCAGCTgccatcaagaagaagaaggaaaTCTTCAAACGGGCTGAACAATATGTGAAGGAATACCGTATCAAGGAGCGTGATGAAATCAGGCTTATTAGACAG GCACGCAACCGAGGAAACTATTATGTACCTGGTGAGGCCAAGCTTGCATTTGTTATTCGTATTCGTGGTATCAACCAAGTCTCACCCAAG gttCGCAAAGTCCTGAAGCTGTTCAGACTGCGACAAATCAACAATGGTGTGTTCATAAAGCTCAACAAAGCCACTGTGAACATGATGCGTATTGCCGAGCCTTACATCACATGGGGCTATCCCAATCTGAAGAGTGTGCGAGAG CTCATCTACAAGCGTGGTTTTGCCAAAGTGAACGGCCAGAGAGTTCCTATCACATCCAACAAGATCATTGAAGACAAACTCGGCAAGAGCAACATCATCTGTGTGGAGGACCTTATCCACGAAATCTTTACTGTTGGTGAAAAGTTcaag TATGCAAGTAATTTCCTATGGCCATTCAAATTGAACAACCCAACGGGTGGCTGGCGCAAGAAGACCATTCACTATGTTGACGGTGGTGACTTTGGTAACCGTGAGGACAAGATCAACGAGCTCCTCAGGAGAatggtttaa